A stretch of the Candidatus Nanopelagicales bacterium genome encodes the following:
- a CDS encoding DUF4190 domain-containing protein has translation MSGQDPRPEDPARPEESWGEPGGTGPGAAGPGGTGPGGTGSGWVDSPDLSATSPWGQSPPEPPGTQPTAPLPPPAGPGGWPPAAGQPPTGYGRPGATPYPGAPAPYPGTAYDYPPTGYPPTGYPPTGYPPTGTGYPGGYPYPPAPQTSNDAVVALVLAILSWVVCPILPAIIALVYAGRAQREIDASGGRLGGAGMVTAAKIVSWINIGLYAVVGVVMLVAVLIPLLLASTTG, from the coding sequence ATGAGCGGCCAGGACCCCCGACCGGAGGACCCGGCGCGGCCGGAGGAGTCCTGGGGTGAGCCGGGCGGAACGGGTCCGGGCGCCGCCGGCCCGGGCGGGACCGGCCCGGGCGGGACCGGTTCCGGGTGGGTCGACTCCCCGGACCTGTCCGCGACCTCCCCCTGGGGCCAGTCCCCGCCGGAGCCGCCGGGCACCCAGCCGACGGCCCCGCTGCCGCCGCCGGCCGGACCTGGTGGCTGGCCCCCGGCGGCGGGCCAGCCGCCGACCGGCTACGGCCGTCCCGGAGCGACCCCCTACCCGGGGGCGCCGGCGCCGTACCCCGGCACGGCGTACGACTACCCGCCGACCGGCTACCCGCCGACCGGCTACCCGCCGACCGGCTACCCGCCGACCGGTACGGGGTACCCGGGCGGCTACCCGTACCCGCCGGCCCCGCAGACCTCCAACGACGCGGTCGTCGCGCTGGTCCTGGCGATCCTGTCCTGGGTGGTCTGCCCGATCCTGCCGGCGATCATCGCGCTGGTGTACGCCGGGCGGGCGCAGCGGGAGATCGACGCCTCCGGCGGCCGGCTGGGCGGGGCGGGGATGGTGACCGCGGCCAAGATCGTGTCCTGGATCAACATCGGTCTGTACGCCGTCGTCGGCGTGGTCATGCTGGTCGCGGTCCTGATCCCGCTCCTGCTCGCCTCCACCACCGGCTGA
- a CDS encoding DNA-directed RNA polymerase subunit beta' codes for MLDVNFFDELRIGLATADDIRAWSHGEVKKPETINYRTLKPEKDGLFCEKIFGPTRDWECYCGKYKRVRFKGIICERCGVEVTRAKVRRERMGHIELAAPVTHIWYFKGVPSRLGYLLDLAPKDLEKVIYFAAYMITWVDEEGRHEALPTLEAELSVEKQQIANRRDSDVEARQQKLEADLAELEAEGAKSDARRKVRESAEREMAAIRRRADAEIDRLDRVFDRFRGLKVQDLEGDEVLYREMRDRYGRWFSGGMGAAAIQKRLETFDLEAEAEKLREVVRTGKGQRKTRALKRLKVVSAFLNTRNSPMGMVLDCVPVIPPDLRPMVQLDGGRFATSDLNDLYRRVINRNNRLKRLLDLGAPEIIVNNEKRMLQEAVDALFDNGRRGRPVTGPGNRPLKSLSDMLKGKQGRFRQNLLGKRVDYSGRSVIVVGPQLQLHQCGLPKQMALELFKPFVMKRLVDLNHAQNIKSAKRMVERSRPVVWDVLEEVIAEHPVLLNRAPTLHRLGIQAFEPQLIEGKAIQIHPLVCTAFNADFDGDQMAVHLPLSAEAQAEARILMLSSNNILSPANGRPITTPTQDMVLGIYHLTADQADALGEGRAFGSLAEALMAFDGNDLSLQAPVTLRITGTVPPLGFEAPEGWQPGQPFLLQTTLGRALFNEALPEDYPYVNGPVDKKRLGALVNDLAERYPKVDVASTLDSLKALGFHWATRSGVTIAISDVVTPPNKSELLGAAEEKADKVQKQYERGLITDSERRQELIEIWTRTTDEVARAMQDHFPRTNPVFMMVDSGARGNFMQVRQIAGMRGLVANPKGEIIPRPIKSNFREGLSVLEYFISTHGARKGLADTALRTADSGYLTRRLVDVSQDVIVREIDCGTDRGLEMPIGERAADGTVVPLDSLDTSVASRVLARDVVVDGEVVGTAGEDLSVTRVEELVRAGAESVRVRSVLTCESKVSTCAMCYGRSLATGKLVDVGEAIGIIAAQSIGEPGTQLTMRTFHTGGVAGEDITHGLPRVVELFEARTPKGVAPISEVTGRVRIEETDKARKVVVVPDDGAEEVPHTVSKRSRLLVEDGQHVQVGDQLVIGAVDPKQVLRILGQRQVQLHLVDQVQEVYRSQGVSIHDKHIEVIVRQMLKRVTIIDSGDAEFLTGELVERSIFEGENRRVVAEGGSPASGRPELMGITKASLATESWLSAASFQETTRVLTDAAIHAKSDPLLGLKENVILGKLIPAGTGLPVYRNIRVEPTEEAKAAMYASFSAYDDMDYSAFGPSTGTAVPLEEYDIGGYSR; via the coding sequence GTGCTCGACGTCAACTTCTTCGACGAACTGCGCATCGGCCTGGCCACCGCGGACGACATCCGGGCCTGGTCGCACGGCGAGGTCAAGAAGCCGGAGACCATCAACTACCGCACCCTCAAGCCGGAGAAGGACGGGCTCTTCTGCGAGAAGATCTTCGGTCCCACCCGCGACTGGGAGTGCTACTGCGGCAAGTACAAGCGGGTCCGCTTCAAGGGCATCATCTGCGAGCGCTGCGGCGTCGAGGTCACCCGCGCCAAGGTGCGCCGGGAGCGGATGGGCCACATCGAGCTGGCCGCCCCGGTCACGCACATCTGGTACTTCAAGGGCGTCCCGAGCCGGCTGGGCTACCTGCTGGACCTCGCGCCCAAGGACCTCGAGAAGGTCATCTACTTCGCGGCCTACATGATCACCTGGGTCGACGAGGAGGGGCGCCACGAGGCGCTGCCCACGCTCGAGGCCGAGCTGTCGGTGGAGAAGCAGCAGATCGCCAACCGTCGTGACTCCGACGTCGAGGCGCGTCAGCAGAAGCTCGAGGCCGACCTGGCCGAGCTCGAGGCCGAGGGCGCCAAGAGCGACGCCCGGCGCAAGGTGCGGGAGTCCGCCGAGCGCGAGATGGCCGCGATCCGCCGCCGTGCCGACGCCGAGATCGACCGGCTCGACCGCGTCTTCGACCGGTTCCGGGGCCTGAAGGTCCAGGACCTCGAGGGCGACGAGGTGCTCTACCGCGAGATGCGCGACCGCTACGGCCGCTGGTTCAGCGGCGGCATGGGCGCGGCGGCGATCCAGAAGCGGCTGGAGACGTTCGACCTCGAGGCCGAGGCGGAGAAGCTGCGCGAGGTCGTGCGCACCGGCAAGGGCCAGCGCAAGACCCGCGCCCTGAAGCGGCTGAAGGTCGTGTCGGCGTTCCTCAACACCCGCAACTCCCCGATGGGGATGGTGCTGGACTGCGTCCCGGTCATCCCGCCGGACCTGCGCCCGATGGTGCAGCTCGACGGCGGCCGGTTCGCGACCTCCGACCTCAACGACCTGTACCGCCGGGTCATCAACCGCAACAACCGGCTCAAGCGCCTGCTCGACCTCGGCGCGCCCGAGATCATCGTCAACAACGAGAAGCGGATGCTGCAGGAGGCCGTCGACGCGCTGTTCGACAACGGCCGTCGCGGTCGTCCGGTCACCGGCCCGGGCAACCGGCCGCTGAAGTCGCTGTCGGACATGCTCAAGGGCAAGCAGGGCCGGTTCCGCCAGAACCTGCTCGGCAAGCGCGTCGACTACTCCGGCCGCTCGGTCATCGTGGTCGGCCCGCAGCTGCAGCTGCACCAGTGCGGCCTGCCCAAGCAGATGGCGTTGGAGCTGTTCAAGCCGTTCGTGATGAAGCGGCTGGTGGACCTCAACCACGCCCAGAACATCAAGTCCGCCAAGCGGATGGTCGAGCGCTCGCGCCCGGTCGTGTGGGACGTGCTCGAGGAGGTCATCGCCGAGCACCCGGTGCTGCTCAACCGGGCGCCGACGCTGCACCGGCTGGGCATCCAGGCGTTCGAGCCGCAGCTGATCGAGGGCAAGGCCATCCAGATCCACCCGCTGGTCTGCACCGCGTTCAACGCGGACTTCGACGGCGACCAGATGGCCGTGCACCTGCCGCTGTCGGCGGAGGCACAGGCCGAGGCCCGCATCCTCATGCTGTCCAGCAACAACATCCTGTCGCCGGCCAACGGTCGCCCGATCACGACGCCGACGCAGGACATGGTGCTGGGCATCTACCACCTGACCGCCGACCAGGCCGACGCCCTCGGCGAGGGCCGGGCGTTCGGGTCGCTGGCCGAGGCGCTGATGGCCTTCGACGGCAACGACCTGTCGCTGCAGGCGCCGGTCACGCTGCGGATCACCGGCACGGTGCCGCCGCTGGGCTTCGAGGCCCCCGAGGGCTGGCAGCCGGGGCAGCCGTTCCTGCTGCAGACCACGCTGGGCCGCGCCCTGTTCAACGAGGCGCTGCCCGAGGACTACCCGTACGTCAACGGCCCCGTCGACAAGAAGCGGCTCGGCGCCCTGGTCAACGACCTGGCCGAGCGCTACCCGAAGGTCGACGTGGCCTCGACGCTGGACAGCCTCAAGGCACTCGGCTTCCACTGGGCCACCCGCTCCGGCGTGACCATCGCGATCAGCGACGTGGTCACCCCGCCGAACAAGTCCGAGCTGCTCGGTGCCGCCGAGGAGAAGGCGGACAAGGTCCAGAAGCAGTACGAGCGGGGTCTGATCACCGACTCCGAGCGCCGGCAGGAGCTGATCGAGATCTGGACGCGGACCACCGACGAGGTGGCCCGGGCCATGCAGGACCACTTCCCGCGCACCAACCCGGTCTTCATGATGGTCGACTCCGGCGCCCGCGGTAACTTCATGCAGGTCCGGCAGATCGCCGGCATGCGCGGTCTGGTGGCCAACCCCAAGGGCGAGATCATCCCGCGGCCGATCAAGTCCAACTTCCGCGAGGGCCTGTCGGTGCTGGAGTACTTCATCTCCACCCACGGCGCCCGCAAGGGCCTGGCGGACACCGCGCTGCGGACCGCCGACTCCGGCTACCTCACCCGGCGGCTGGTGGACGTCTCCCAGGACGTGATCGTCCGGGAGATCGACTGCGGGACCGACCGCGGCCTGGAGATGCCGATCGGGGAGCGCGCGGCCGACGGCACGGTCGTGCCGCTGGACTCGCTCGACACCTCGGTGGCGTCCCGGGTGCTCGCCCGCGACGTCGTCGTCGACGGCGAGGTCGTCGGGACGGCGGGGGAGGACCTGTCGGTCACCCGGGTCGAGGAGCTCGTCCGCGCCGGCGCCGAGTCGGTGCGGGTCCGGTCGGTGCTCACCTGCGAGAGCAAGGTCAGCACCTGCGCCATGTGCTACGGCCGGTCGCTGGCCACCGGGAAGCTGGTCGACGTCGGCGAGGCCATCGGCATCATCGCGGCGCAGTCCATCGGTGAGCCCGGGACCCAGCTGACCATGCGGACGTTCCACACCGGCGGCGTCGCGGGTGAGGACATCACCCACGGCCTGCCCCGCGTGGTCGAGCTGTTCGAGGCGCGCACCCCCAAGGGCGTGGCCCCGATCAGCGAGGTCACCGGCCGGGTGCGGATCGAGGAGACCGACAAGGCCCGCAAGGTGGTCGTCGTCCCCGACGACGGTGCGGAGGAGGTGCCGCACACCGTCTCCAAGCGGTCGCGGCTGCTGGTCGAGGACGGCCAGCACGTCCAGGTCGGCGACCAGCTGGTCATCGGCGCGGTCGACCCCAAGCAGGTGCTGCGCATCCTCGGCCAGCGCCAGGTGCAGCTGCACCTGGTCGACCAGGTGCAGGAGGTCTACCGCTCGCAGGGCGTGTCGATCCACGACAAGCACATCGAGGTCATCGTCCGGCAGATGCTCAAGCGGGTGACGATCATCGACTCCGGCGACGCGGAGTTCCTCACCGGCGAGCTGGTCGAGCGGTCCATCTTCGAGGGCGAGAACCGGCGCGTGGTGGCCGAGGGCGGCAGCCCCGCCTCGGGCCGGCCCGAGCTCATGGGCATCACCAAGGCGTCGCTGGCGACCGAGTCGTGGCTGTCGGCGGCCTCCTTCCAGGAGACGACCCGGGTGCTCACCGACGCGGCGATCCACGCCAAGAGCGACCCCCTGCTCGGCCTGAAGGAGAACGTCATCCTGGGCAAGCTCATCCCGGCCGGCACCGGCCTGCCGGTCTACCGCAACATCCGGGTCGAGCCCACCGAGGAGGCCAAGGCCGCCATGTACGCGTCGTTCAGCGCGTACGACGACATGGACTACTCGGCCTTCGGCCCGTCCACCGGCACCGCCGTGCCGCTGGAGGAGTACGACATCGGCGGCTACTCGCGCTGA
- the tuf gene encoding elongation factor Tu — translation MAKAKFERTKPHVNIGTIGHIDHGKTTLTAAITKVLHDKYPDVNPFTPFDMIDKAPEERQRGITISIAHVEYQTEARHYAHVDCPGHADYIKNMITGAAQMDGAILVVAATDGPMPQTKEHVLLARQVGVPSIVVALNKADMVDDEEILELVELEVRELLSTYEFPGDDIPVVRVSALKALEGDDAWADSIMELMNAVDSYIPTPEREIDKPFLMPIEDVFTITGRGTVVTGRIERGVVKVNEEVEIVGIRPESSRTTVTGVEMFRKLLDEGQAGENVGLLLRGTKRDDVERGQVVCKPGSITPHTEFEAQVYILSKDEGGRHTPFFNNYRPQFYFRTTDVTGVVTLPEGKDMVMPGDNTDMKVDMIQPIAMEEGLRFAIREGGRTVGAGRVTKIIK, via the coding sequence GTGGCGAAGGCGAAGTTCGAGCGGACCAAGCCGCACGTCAACATCGGCACCATCGGTCACATCGACCACGGCAAGACGACGCTGACCGCGGCGATCACCAAGGTGCTGCACGACAAGTACCCGGACGTGAACCCGTTCACGCCGTTCGACATGATCGACAAGGCTCCCGAGGAGCGTCAGCGCGGCATCACGATCTCGATCGCGCACGTCGAGTACCAGACCGAGGCCCGTCACTACGCGCACGTCGACTGCCCCGGTCACGCCGACTACATCAAGAACATGATCACCGGTGCCGCGCAGATGGACGGCGCGATCCTGGTGGTCGCGGCGACCGACGGCCCGATGCCGCAGACCAAGGAGCACGTGCTCCTGGCCCGCCAGGTGGGCGTGCCGTCGATCGTGGTGGCGCTCAACAAGGCCGACATGGTCGACGACGAGGAGATCCTCGAGCTCGTCGAGCTGGAGGTCCGCGAGCTGCTGTCGACCTACGAGTTCCCCGGCGACGACATCCCGGTCGTGCGCGTCTCGGCGCTGAAGGCGCTCGAGGGCGACGACGCCTGGGCGGACTCGATCATGGAGCTCATGAACGCGGTCGACTCCTACATCCCGACCCCCGAGCGTGAGATCGACAAGCCGTTCCTCATGCCGATCGAGGACGTGTTCACCATCACCGGCCGCGGCACCGTGGTCACCGGCCGCATCGAGCGCGGTGTGGTCAAGGTGAACGAGGAGGTCGAGATCGTCGGCATCCGCCCGGAGTCGAGCAGGACCACCGTCACCGGCGTCGAGATGTTCCGCAAGCTGCTCGACGAGGGCCAGGCCGGTGAGAACGTCGGCCTGCTCCTGCGCGGCACCAAGCGCGACGACGTCGAGCGCGGCCAGGTCGTCTGCAAGCCGGGCTCGATCACCCCGCACACCGAGTTCGAGGCGCAGGTCTACATCCTGTCCAAGGACGAGGGCGGCCGGCACACGCCGTTCTTCAACAACTACCGCCCGCAGTTCTACTTCCGTACCACGGACGTGACCGGCGTCGTGACCCTCCCCGAGGGCAAGGACATGGTCATGCCGGGCGACAACACCGACATGAAGGTCGACATGATCCAGCCGATCGCGATGGAGGAGGGCCTGCGCTTCGCCATCCGCGAGGGCGGCCGCACCGTCGGCGCCGGTCGGGTCACGAAGATCATCAAGTAG
- the rpsJ gene encoding 30S ribosomal protein S10 has translation MAGQKIRIRLKAYDHEIIDSSAKKIVETVTRTGAQVAGPVPLPTEKNVYCVIRSPHKYKDSREHFEMRTHKRLIDILDPTPKTVDSLMRLDLPAGVDIEIKL, from the coding sequence ATGGCGGGACAGAAGATCCGCATCCGGCTCAAGGCCTACGACCACGAGATCATCGACAGCTCGGCGAAGAAGATCGTCGAGACGGTGACTCGCACGGGCGCTCAGGTCGCGGGCCCGGTGCCGCTGCCGACGGAGAAGAACGTGTACTGCGTCATCCGCTCGCCGCACAAGTACAAGGACAGTCGCGAGCACTTCGAGATGCGCACGCACAAGCGACTCATCGACATCCTCGACCCCACGCCGAAGACGGTCGACTCGCTCATGCGACTCGACCTGCCGGCGGGCGTCGACATCGAGATCAAGCTCTAA
- the rplD gene encoding 50S ribosomal protein L4: MTSVDVKTPAGTTSGTVELPAEVFDVQVNVPLIHQVVVAQLAAARQGTADTKSRGEVRGGGRKPYRQKGTGRARQGSTRAPQFAGGGVVHGPTPRDYAQKTPKKMKAAALRGALSDRARDGRVHVLSEVVSGGSPSTKDAAKAIASVATSRNVLVVVDRDDDVAWKSLRNVPSVHLLVADQLNTYDVLCSDDVVFTKAALDAFLAGPATGKGAKAVATSTEAEQEDAK, translated from the coding sequence ATGACCAGCGTCGACGTCAAGACGCCGGCCGGCACCACGTCCGGCACCGTCGAGCTGCCCGCCGAGGTGTTCGACGTGCAGGTCAACGTGCCGCTGATCCACCAGGTCGTCGTCGCCCAGCTCGCGGCCGCGCGCCAGGGCACCGCGGACACCAAGTCCCGCGGCGAGGTCCGCGGCGGTGGCCGCAAGCCGTACCGGCAGAAGGGCACCGGCCGCGCCCGCCAGGGCTCGACCCGCGCGCCCCAGTTCGCCGGCGGCGGCGTGGTCCACGGACCGACGCCGCGCGACTACGCCCAGAAGACGCCCAAGAAGATGAAGGCCGCCGCCCTCCGCGGCGCGCTGTCGGACCGGGCGCGCGACGGGCGCGTGCACGTGCTCAGCGAGGTGGTCTCCGGCGGCTCGCCGTCGACCAAGGACGCGGCCAAGGCGATCGCCTCGGTGGCGACCTCCCGCAACGTGCTCGTCGTGGTCGACCGCGACGACGACGTGGCGTGGAAGAGCCTGCGCAACGTGCCGTCGGTGCACCTGCTGGTCGCCGACCAGCTCAACACCTACGACGTCCTGTGCAGTGACGACGTCGTGTTCACCAAGGCCGCGCTCGACGCGTTCCTCGCCGGTCCCGCGACCGGCAAGGGCGCCAAGGCCGTGGCGACCTCGACCGAGGCGGAGCAGGAGGACGCGAAGTGA
- the fusA gene encoding elongation factor G produces the protein MSTDTAIDLAKTRNIGIMAHIDAGKTTTTERILFYTGINYKIGEVHDGAATMDWMEQEQERGITITSAATTCHWHGYQINIIDTPGHVDFTVEVERSLRVLDGAVAVFDGVAGVEPQSETVWRQADRYGVPRICFVNKLDRVGAEFHRCVDMIVTRLNAVPLVLQIPIGAEADFRGVVDLVGMRALVWPGETQKGEDYVVEEIPASHAEAARDWRDRLLETIAEADDEMMEKYLEGIEPTVEELNAAIRRATIAGKLTPVLTGSAFKNKGVQPMLDAVVEYLPSPMDVSAVEGHKQGDEEVVITREPSDEAPFAALAFKIMSDPHLGKLTYIRVYSGILTAGTQVLNATKDRKERIGKIYRMHANKREEISSVGAGQIVAVMGLKDTTTGETLCDPANPVVLESMTFPAPVIHVAIEPKTKSDQDKLATAIQRLAEEDPTFQVRTDEETGQTIIAGMGELHLEVLVDRMRREFKVEANVGKPQVAYRETITKAVDKVEYTHKKQTGGSGQFGRVIISVEPTGGGDGGYEFANKVTGGRIPREYIPSVDAGCQEAMEYGVLAGYPMVDVKVTLLDGAYHDVDSSELAFKIAGSMAFKEAARRAAPVLLEPMMAVEVTTPEDFMGDVIGDLNSRRGHIQAMEERAGARVVKALVPLSEMFGYVGDLRSKTQGRASYSMQFDSYAQVPQNVATEIIAKARGE, from the coding sequence GTGTCTACCGACACCGCCATCGACCTGGCCAAGACCCGCAACATCGGGATCATGGCCCATATCGACGCGGGCAAGACCACGACCACCGAGCGGATCCTGTTCTACACCGGGATCAACTACAAGATCGGTGAGGTCCACGACGGCGCCGCCACGATGGACTGGATGGAGCAGGAGCAGGAGCGCGGCATCACGATCACGTCGGCCGCGACGACCTGCCACTGGCACGGCTACCAGATCAACATCATCGACACCCCCGGCCACGTCGACTTCACCGTCGAGGTCGAGCGGTCGCTGCGCGTGCTCGACGGTGCGGTCGCGGTGTTCGACGGGGTGGCCGGCGTGGAGCCGCAGTCGGAGACGGTATGGCGCCAGGCCGACCGCTACGGCGTGCCCCGCATCTGCTTCGTCAACAAGCTGGACCGGGTCGGCGCGGAGTTCCACCGCTGCGTCGACATGATCGTCACCCGCCTCAACGCGGTTCCGCTGGTGCTGCAGATCCCGATCGGGGCCGAGGCCGACTTCCGCGGCGTCGTGGACCTGGTCGGCATGCGCGCGCTGGTGTGGCCCGGCGAGACCCAGAAGGGCGAGGACTACGTCGTCGAGGAGATCCCGGCGTCGCACGCCGAGGCCGCCCGAGACTGGCGCGACCGGCTGCTGGAGACCATCGCCGAGGCCGACGACGAGATGATGGAGAAGTACCTCGAGGGCATCGAGCCCACCGTCGAGGAGCTCAACGCGGCCATCCGGCGCGCGACCATCGCCGGCAAGCTCACCCCGGTCCTCACCGGCTCGGCGTTCAAGAACAAGGGCGTGCAGCCCATGCTCGACGCCGTCGTGGAGTACCTCCCCTCGCCGATGGACGTGTCCGCGGTCGAGGGCCACAAGCAGGGTGACGAGGAGGTCGTGATCACCCGCGAGCCCAGCGACGAGGCCCCCTTCGCCGCCCTCGCGTTCAAGATCATGAGCGACCCGCACCTGGGCAAGCTCACCTACATCCGCGTCTACTCCGGCATCCTCACCGCGGGCACGCAGGTGCTCAACGCGACCAAGGACCGCAAGGAGCGGATCGGCAAGATCTACCGGATGCACGCGAACAAGCGTGAGGAGATCTCGTCGGTGGGCGCCGGCCAGATCGTCGCGGTGATGGGCCTGAAGGACACCACCACCGGCGAGACGCTGTGCGACCCGGCCAACCCGGTCGTGCTGGAGTCGATGACTTTCCCGGCCCCGGTCATCCACGTGGCCATCGAGCCGAAGACCAAGAGCGACCAGGACAAGCTGGCCACCGCCATCCAGCGGCTGGCCGAGGAGGACCCCACCTTCCAGGTCCGCACCGACGAGGAGACCGGCCAGACGATCATCGCGGGCATGGGCGAGCTGCACCTGGAGGTGCTGGTCGACCGCATGCGCCGCGAGTTCAAGGTCGAGGCCAACGTCGGCAAGCCGCAGGTCGCCTACCGCGAGACGATCACCAAGGCCGTCGACAAGGTCGAGTACACCCACAAGAAGCAGACCGGTGGCTCCGGCCAGTTCGGCCGCGTCATCATCTCGGTCGAGCCGACCGGTGGCGGCGACGGCGGCTACGAGTTCGCCAACAAGGTGACCGGCGGCCGCATCCCGCGGGAGTACATCCCGTCGGTCGACGCGGGCTGCCAGGAGGCCATGGAGTACGGCGTGCTCGCCGGCTACCCGATGGTCGACGTCAAGGTCACCCTGCTCGACGGCGCCTACCACGACGTCGACTCCTCCGAGCTCGCCTTCAAGATCGCCGGCTCCATGGCGTTCAAGGAGGCGGCACGCCGGGCCGCCCCGGTCCTGCTCGAGCCGATGATGGCCGTGGAGGTCACCACGCCCGAGGACTTCATGGGCGACGTCATCGGCGACCTGAACTCCCGCCGCGGGCACATCCAGGCGATGGAGGAGCGGGCCGGTGCCCGGGTCGTGAAGGCCCTGGTGCCGCTGTCGGAGATGTTCGGCTACGTCGGCGACCTGCGCAGCAAGACGCAGGGCCGGGCCAGCTACTCCATGCAGTTCGACTCGTACGCCCAGGTGCCGCAGAACGTGGCCACCGAGATTATCGCGAAGGCTCGCGGCGAGTAG
- the rpsG gene encoding 30S ribosomal protein S7, which yields MPRKGPAGKRPIVIDPVYHSPLVTQLINKVLLDGKRSTAERIVYGALEGCRDKTGTDPVVTLKRALDNVKPTLEVRSRRVGGATYQVPVEVRAGRSTTLALRWLVGYSRQRREKTMTERLMNEILDASNGLGASVKKREDTHKMAESNKAFAHYRW from the coding sequence ATGCCGCGCAAGGGCCCCGCGGGCAAGCGGCCGATCGTGATCGACCCGGTCTACCACTCGCCGCTGGTCACGCAGCTGATCAACAAGGTGCTGCTGGACGGCAAGCGCTCCACCGCCGAGCGGATCGTCTACGGCGCCCTGGAGGGCTGCCGTGACAAGACCGGCACCGACCCGGTCGTGACGCTCAAGCGCGCGCTGGACAACGTCAAGCCGACCCTCGAGGTACGCAGCCGCCGCGTCGGCGGCGCGACCTACCAGGTCCCGGTCGAGGTCCGCGCCGGCCGCAGCACCACGCTGGCCCTGCGCTGGCTGGTGGGCTACTCCCGGCAGCGCCGCGAGAAGACCATGACCGAGCGGCTGATGAACGAGATCCTCGACGCCTCCAACGGCCTCGGCGCCAGCGTCAAGAAGCGCGAGGACACCCACAAGATGGCCGAGTCCAACAAGGCCTTCGCGCACTACCGCTGGTAA
- the rpsL gene encoding 30S ribosomal protein S12, with product MPTIQQLVRKGRQDKVSKNKTPALKGSPQRRGVCTRVYTTTPKKPNSALRKVARVRLSSQIEVTAYIPGVGHNLQEHSIVLVRGGRVKDLPGVRYKIIRGALDTQGVKNRKQARSRYGAKKEKS from the coding sequence GTGCCCACGATCCAGCAGCTGGTCCGCAAGGGCCGCCAGGACAAGGTGTCCAAGAACAAGACCCCCGCGCTGAAGGGGAGCCCCCAGCGCCGCGGGGTGTGCACGCGCGTCTACACGACCACGCCCAAGAAGCCGAACTCGGCCCTGCGCAAGGTCGCCCGCGTCCGGCTGTCCTCGCAGATCGAGGTCACCGCCTACATCCCCGGCGTGGGCCACAACCTGCAGGAGCACTCGATCGTGCTGGTGCGCGGCGGCCGCGTGAAGGACCTCCCGGGCGTCCGCTACAAGATCATCCGTGGCGCGCTCGACACCCAGGGCGTGAAGAACCGCAAGCAGGCGCGGTCCCGCTACGGCGCGAAGAAGGAGAAGAGCTGA
- the rplC gene encoding 50S ribosomal protein L3 codes for MSSKDKGVAVKGVLGEKLGMTQVWDADNKIVPVTVIKAGPCVVTQVRTPDTDGYSAVQIAYGAIDPRKVTKPQAGHFERAGVTPRRHLVELRTSDASEYTLGQEVTAETFEAGQVVDVVGTTKGKGFAGVMKRHGFHGLRASHGVERKHRSPGSIGGCATPGRVFKGVRMAGRMGGVRQTTQNLTVHAVDADQGLILLKGAVPGPKGGLVLVRTAAKGA; via the coding sequence ATGAGCAGCAAGGACAAGGGCGTGGCCGTCAAGGGCGTGCTCGGCGAGAAGCTCGGCATGACGCAGGTCTGGGACGCCGACAACAAGATCGTCCCGGTCACCGTCATCAAGGCCGGGCCGTGCGTCGTCACGCAGGTCCGCACCCCGGACACCGACGGCTACTCGGCCGTGCAGATCGCCTACGGCGCGATCGACCCGCGCAAGGTGACCAAGCCCCAGGCCGGCCACTTCGAGCGCGCCGGCGTGACCCCGCGGCGGCACCTGGTGGAGCTGCGGACCTCCGACGCCAGCGAGTACACGCTGGGCCAGGAGGTCACCGCCGAGACGTTCGAGGCCGGCCAGGTCGTCGACGTCGTCGGCACCACCAAGGGCAAGGGCTTCGCGGGCGTGATGAAGCGGCACGGCTTCCACGGCCTGCGCGCCTCGCACGGTGTCGAGCGCAAGCACCGCTCGCCGGGCTCCATCGGCGGCTGCGCCACTCCGGGCCGCGTCTTCAAGGGCGTGCGGATGGCCGGCCGGATGGGCGGCGTGCGCCAGACCACCCAGAACCTCACCGTCCACGCCGTGGACGCCGACCAGGGTCTGATCCTGCTCAAGGGCGCCGTTCCCGGCCCCAAGGGCGGGCTCGTCCTGGTCCGGACCGCCGCGAAGGGGGCCTGA